The Arcobacter sp. LA11 genome includes a region encoding these proteins:
- a CDS encoding ferritin family protein, whose product MKQYQSYKCNKCGNVVEVQNVGGGELHCCNQPMEMITESLTAVNLMKAFAGESMARNKYEYFAKIAQKEGYRDIAAHFQRAADNEKMHAKLELKACNQLLTGKEFGDTVENLQYAIDGESYENVTMYPDFAAIAKEEGHNQISKMLDLIGKIEIEHENMYKELKRRLEAGEEHLSDNDDEEWICEVCGHVHRGKKPPKVCPVCKHPQEYQSRLNGKK is encoded by the coding sequence ATGAAACAATATCAATCATACAAATGTAACAAATGTGGTAATGTAGTAGAAGTACAAAATGTAGGTGGAGGAGAATTACACTGTTGTAATCAACCAATGGAAATGATTACAGAAAGTTTAACTGCTGTAAATTTAATGAAAGCATTTGCTGGTGAATCAATGGCAAGAAACAAATATGAATATTTTGCAAAAATTGCTCAAAAAGAAGGATATAGGGATATAGCAGCCCATTTTCAAAGAGCAGCTGACAATGAAAAAATGCATGCTAAGCTTGAATTAAAAGCCTGTAATCAATTATTAACAGGGAAAGAATTTGGAGATACAGTTGAAAACCTTCAATATGCTATAGATGGTGAATCATACGAAAATGTAACTATGTACCCAGATTTTGCAGCAATTGCAAAAGAAGAAGGTCATAATCAAATTTCAAAAATGCTTGATTTAATCGGTAAGATAGAAATTGAACATGAAAATATGTATAAAGAATTAAAAAGAAGACTTGAAGCTGGAGAAGAACACTTAAGTGATAATGACGATGAAGAATGGATTTGTGAAGTATGTGGACATGTACACAGAGGTAAAAAACCACCAAAAGTATGTCCAGTATGTAAGCATCCACAAGAATATCAATCAAGATTAAATGGCAAAAAATAG